A genomic region of Psychrobacter sp. M13 contains the following coding sequences:
- the lpdA gene encoding dihydrolipoyl dehydrogenase yields the protein MKDNYDLVVIGGGPGGYEAAIRAGQLGMSVACIEKRVYKGEPALGGTCLNVGCIPSKALLDSSHRYEATKHDLDEHGISTGDVAIDIEKMIERKEGIVKQLTGGVAALLKGNGVDWLQGWGTLVDGKGADKTVKFTALADEAESTITAKNVILAAGSVPIDIPVAKTDGDRIVDSTGALDFTSVPKRLGVIGAGVIGLELGSVWRRLGSEVVVYEALPSFLAAADKDISKEAGKMLKKQGLDIRVDTKVTNAEIKDDQVVVTSENKGEASDESFDKLIVCVGRRAYSEKLLGENSGIQLTERGLIDVDDQCKTNLDGVYAIGDLVRGPMLAHKAMEEGMMAVERIHGEKAQVNYETIINVIYTHPEIAWVGLTEQEATEAGYEVKTGSFNLAANGRALAQSEAQGSIKVVADAKTDRLLGMHAISAGAGDIVHQGMIAMEFVSSIEDLQLMTFAHPTISEAVHEAALSADGRAIHAIQRKKRK from the coding sequence ATGAAAGACAATTATGATCTAGTCGTTATTGGCGGTGGTCCTGGTGGTTACGAAGCAGCTATCCGTGCAGGGCAGCTAGGTATGAGCGTTGCTTGTATCGAAAAACGAGTTTATAAAGGTGAACCTGCTCTTGGTGGTACTTGCTTGAACGTCGGTTGTATCCCGTCAAAAGCACTACTTGATAGCTCGCACCGCTATGAAGCTACTAAACATGATCTCGATGAGCATGGCATTAGTACTGGCGATGTTGCCATCGACATTGAGAAAATGATTGAGCGTAAAGAAGGTATCGTTAAGCAGTTAACAGGCGGCGTTGCAGCACTACTAAAAGGCAATGGCGTTGACTGGCTACAAGGCTGGGGCACGTTGGTTGATGGCAAAGGCGCTGACAAGACTGTTAAATTTACAGCACTTGCAGACGAAGCAGAAAGTACTATTACTGCTAAAAATGTCATTCTTGCAGCAGGGTCTGTTCCTATTGATATCCCAGTTGCCAAAACTGACGGTGATCGCATCGTCGATTCTACGGGCGCGCTTGATTTTACTTCAGTTCCTAAGCGTTTAGGTGTCATCGGTGCAGGCGTTATCGGTCTTGAGCTTGGTTCAGTATGGCGTCGTCTAGGTAGCGAAGTAGTTGTATATGAAGCGCTTCCAAGCTTCTTAGCCGCTGCTGATAAAGACATCTCAAAAGAAGCTGGAAAAATGCTGAAAAAGCAAGGTCTTGATATCCGTGTCGATACCAAAGTAACTAATGCTGAAATTAAAGATGATCAAGTGGTTGTCACTAGCGAAAATAAAGGCGAAGCATCAGATGAGAGCTTTGATAAGCTGATTGTGTGTGTGGGTCGCCGTGCTTATTCTGAAAAGCTATTGGGTGAAAATAGTGGTATTCAGTTGACTGAACGTGGATTAATCGACGTTGATGATCAATGTAAGACTAATCTTGATGGCGTGTACGCTATCGGTGATTTAGTCCGTGGCCCTATGCTTGCGCATAAAGCTATGGAAGAGGGCATGATGGCAGTTGAGCGCATCCATGGCGAAAAAGCTCAAGTTAACTATGAGACTATTATTAATGTTATCTATACCCATCCAGAAATCGCATGGGTTGGTTTGACTGAGCAAGAAGCGACCGAAGCAGGTTATGAAGTCAAAACAGGCTCATTTAATTTAGCCGCTAACGGCCGTGCATTGGCTCAAAGTGAAGCACAAGGCTCTATCAAAGTCGTTGCTGATGCCAAGACAGATAGATTGCTAGGTATGCATGCTATCTCTGCTGGTGCTGGTGATATTGTTCACCAAGGCATGATTGCGATGGAGTTCGTCTCTAGTATCGAAGACTTGCAACTGATGACGTTTGCACATCCAACGATCTCAGAAGCCGTCCATGAAGCTGCTTTATCTGCAGATGGTCGCGCTATTCACGCTATTCAGCGCAAAAAACGTAAATAA
- the sucC gene encoding ADP-forming succinate--CoA ligase subunit beta, which translates to MNLHEYQAKELLKSYGLPIQEGIIAYSGDEAAAAFDKTPTDIAVIKAQVHAGGRGKAGGVKLVKTREEAKQVTDELIGTNLVTFQTDADGQPVNFVLVAEDMYPVQTELYLGAVVDRSTRRVTFMASTEGGVDIEEVANETPEKIFKTSVDPLVGLMPYQARDVAFQLGLEGKQINQFVKIMTGAYKAFVENDFALLEVNPLAVRENGEIVCVDGKIGIDSNALYRLPKIAALQDKTQENERELKAAEFDLNYVALEGNIGCMVNGAGLAMATMDIIKLYGGKPANFLDVGGGATKDRVVEAFKIILEDSSVEGVLINIFGGIVRCDMIAEAIIAAIKEVNVTVPVVVRLEGNNAELGAKILKESGLKLISAQGLADAAQKIVDAVKA; encoded by the coding sequence ATGAATTTACATGAGTACCAAGCAAAAGAGCTATTAAAAAGCTACGGTTTGCCCATTCAAGAAGGCATTATTGCCTATAGTGGCGACGAAGCTGCTGCAGCTTTTGATAAAACCCCGACGGATATTGCGGTTATCAAAGCGCAAGTACATGCTGGTGGCCGTGGTAAAGCGGGTGGCGTAAAGCTCGTTAAAACTCGTGAAGAAGCTAAGCAAGTCACTGATGAATTAATCGGTACTAACTTAGTGACTTTCCAAACTGACGCTGATGGTCAGCCAGTTAACTTTGTACTAGTTGCAGAAGATATGTACCCCGTACAGACTGAGCTATATCTTGGCGCTGTAGTAGATCGTTCTACTCGTCGTGTAACTTTCATGGCATCAACCGAAGGTGGTGTTGATATCGAAGAAGTTGCAAATGAGACCCCAGAAAAAATCTTTAAAACGAGTGTTGATCCATTAGTAGGCCTAATGCCTTATCAAGCGCGTGATGTGGCGTTTCAGTTAGGTTTAGAAGGCAAACAGATCAATCAGTTTGTAAAAATAATGACTGGTGCTTATAAAGCCTTTGTTGAAAACGACTTTGCCTTATTGGAAGTTAACCCATTAGCCGTCCGCGAAAACGGCGAGATTGTTTGTGTTGATGGCAAAATCGGTATCGACTCAAACGCTTTATATCGTTTACCAAAAATCGCTGCGCTACAAGACAAAACTCAAGAAAATGAGCGTGAGCTAAAAGCGGCCGAGTTTGACTTAAACTATGTTGCCCTAGAAGGTAACATCGGCTGTATGGTCAACGGTGCTGGTCTTGCAATGGCTACGATGGACATCATCAAATTGTATGGCGGCAAGCCTGCTAACTTCTTGGACGTTGGCGGCGGCGCAACTAAAGACCGCGTTGTTGAAGCTTTCAAGATCATTTTGGAAGACAGCAGCGTTGAGGGTGTGTTGATCAACATCTTCGGTGGTATCGTACGTTGTGACATGATTGCAGAAGCTATCATCGCGGCTATCAAAGAAGTTAACGTAACAGTACCAGTCGTTGTTCGTTTAGAAGGTAACAACGCTGAGCTTGGCGCGAAAATTCTAAAAGAATCTGGTCTGAAATTGATTTCAGCTCAAGGGTTAGCAGATGCGGCTCAAAAAATTGTCGATGCTGTTAAAGCTTAA